Proteins from a genomic interval of Rosa chinensis cultivar Old Blush chromosome 2, RchiOBHm-V2, whole genome shotgun sequence:
- the LOC112187071 gene encoding HMG1/2-like protein: MKGGKSRAAAPKRSDTKLKTKSAGASKPAKKAGKDPNKPKRPASAFFVFMEEFREKYKKEHPNNKSVAAVGKAGGEKWKSLSDAEKAPYQAKAEKRKVEYNKNMDVYNKKQAEGDNGVEEEESDKSKSEVNDEDEDDDESGGEDEDDDE; this comes from the exons ATGAAAGGTGGGAAATCCAGAGCCGCGGCTCCGAAACGGTCCGATACAAA GTTAAAGACCAAAAGCGCTGGGGCGAGCAAGCCAGCCAAGAAGGCTGGGAAAGATCCAAACAAACCTAAGAGGCCTGCGAGTGCCTTCTTCGTTTTCAT GGAGGAGTTCCGAGAGAAGTACAAGAAGGAACATCCCAACAACAAATCTGTCGCCGCT GTTGGTAAAGCTGGTGGTGAGAAATGGAAATCGTTGTCTGATGCT GAGAAAGCACCCTACCAGGCCAAGGCAGAGAAGAGGAAGGTTGAATACAACAAGAACATGGACGTTTACAACAAGAAACAA GCTGAAGGAGACAATGGAGTTGAGGAAGAGGAGTCTGACAAGTCCAAGTCAGAAGTGAacgatgaggatgaggatgatgatgagagTGGTGGCGAG gatgaagatgatgatgagtaG
- the LOC112188167 gene encoding protein GET1 yields MGEVMETLSEHRISAAAPVVFLIVVAFQFVYRWLEQLKKRGPKTAEETRLRREIKELLKEASSLSQPSTFAQAAKLKRMATSKEKELANYQELHGKEIKGSYDLYLKVLFISKVLTYLVLVCWFWRVPVASISQQLVQPFGKVISWRAGGVLNGNVMVGIIPWLILSTRVSKFVCRLFKF; encoded by the exons ATGGGCGAGGTAATGGAAACCCTATCGGAGCACCGAATCTCTGCCGCAGCTCCCGTCGTCTTCCTGATCGTCGTCGCTTTCCAGTTCGTCTATAGATGGCTCGAACAGTTAAAGAAG AGAGGACCAAAGACTGCTGAGGAAACTCGGTTGCGGAGAGAGATCAAAGAGCTTCTGAAAGAGGCAAGCTCCTTGTCACA GCCATCAACATTTGCACAAGCTGCAAAACTTAAGAGGATGGCAACTTCTAAGGAGAAAGAACTTGCAAACT ATCAAGAGTTACATGGCAAGGAGATAAAAGGTTCATATGATTTGTATCTGAAAGTTTTGTTCATCTCCAAG GTCTTGACATATCTTGTGCTGGTTTGCTGGTTTTGGAGGGTTCCAGTTGCCTCCATATCACAACAACTTGTTCAGCCCTTCG GGAAGGTGATATCATGGAGGGCTGGAGGAGTATTAAACGGAAATGTTATG GTGGGAATAATTCCTTGGTTGATATTGTCTACCCGGGTTAGCAAATTTGTTTGTCGACTCTTCAAGTTCTAG